From Watersipora subatra chromosome 2, tzWatSuba1.1, whole genome shotgun sequence, one genomic window encodes:
- the LOC137387095 gene encoding uncharacterized protein, which produces MAVATPKRRKKLAKHGYINSTPSLKKRKPVLHDDSSSGDEVDGVVPLDDSSGDELEEPPVELPEEIKAEVGKYYMVRFDTKKAQVFYVGKIVTLVDDSSIEMIFYRKGADGIFRLSATEDLATVSMRILEPPMSKYPWWRPMSPTWWPMYPDLKDTWATTLDGRFCEYM; this is translated from the exons ATGGCTGTTGCTACTCCAAAACGAAGAAAAAAACTGGCCAAACATGGTTACATTAATTCAACGCCATCTCTGAAGAAGAGAAAGCCTGTGCTCCATGATGACAGTTCTTCTGGTGACGAAGTTGATGGTGTTGTACCACTTGATGATTCTTCTGGAGATGAACTCGAAGAGCCTCCAGTGGAACTCCCAGAG gAGATCAAAGCAGAAGTTGGTAAATACTACATGGTACGATTTGATACTAAGAAAGCTCAGGTGTTTTACGTGGGAAAGATTGTTACTCTGGTCGATGATTCCAGCATAGAGATGATATTCTACCGCAAAGGAGCTGATGGTATTTTCCGACTTTCTGCTACAGAGGATCTCGCGACAGTCAGCATG AGGATACTTGAACCGCCCATGTCCAAGTATCCTTGGTGGCGGCCCATGTCTCCTACATGGTGGCCCATGTATCCTGATTTGAAGGATACATGGGCCACCACTTTGGATGGCAGATTCTGtgaatacatgtag